One Weissella ceti DNA window includes the following coding sequences:
- a CDS encoding DMT family transporter: protein MAWIYLTLAGLFEVVWASTLKLSEGFSKLNYAALTIIGMILSFWLLSQATKTLPLSTAYPIWTGIGAVGAVIVGFVFFGDHIAPMTWLFIALLLISIIGIKVTSGH, encoded by the coding sequence ATGGCATGGATTTATTTAACATTAGCAGGACTATTTGAAGTCGTTTGGGCATCAACGCTAAAGTTGAGTGAAGGATTTTCTAAACTTAATTATGCAGCTCTAACTATTATTGGGATGATTTTGAGCTTCTGGTTACTATCACAAGCCACAAAGACATTACCCCTAAGTACCGCTTATCCAATTTGGACAGGAATCGGTGCTGTTGGTGCCGTGATTGTTGGTTTTGTGTTCTTCGGTGATCACATTGCACCAATGACTTGGCTATTTATTGCACTGCTTCTAATTAGTATCATTGGAATCAAAGTCACAAGTGGGCATTAA
- a CDS encoding mechanosensitive ion channel family protein yields the protein MEKVILNWINANMMLVESIEALIIVLLSWLIGKYLVSRVYDMVTKRLVNRHTLATLVHALIVPTRWLVYLAGMCLAAYTLHLPKNMMIIVGQIAGTVLAILIAVTFYSLMPTLFGAVNKVGTHLDVDIDELVSPFMTRILQAIIVVVDFFVVFAIWGINVGALFTGVGLAGLAVSMAAQDQIRNLLGGVVIITEKPFTIGDKIKSPSVLGVVEDITFRSTHLRTPDGDLQVVPNATLSNEPIKNLSRVDVPHITLQFVLANDTTKQQLDKLFDSILAFLREDDRFMAKHMEYRVQVDEFTERGISISVNGPLSEFGAQEVADTKNDLNIEILKLVELQELQFN from the coding sequence ATGGAAAAAGTTATTTTAAATTGGATCAATGCCAATATGATGCTAGTTGAAAGTATCGAAGCGCTTATCATTGTATTGTTAAGTTGGCTTATTGGAAAATATTTGGTGAGTCGCGTATACGACATGGTTACAAAACGACTAGTTAACCGTCATACATTAGCTACATTGGTACATGCATTAATTGTGCCAACTCGGTGGCTAGTTTATCTAGCTGGGATGTGCCTAGCAGCATATACACTACACTTACCTAAAAATATGATGATTATCGTTGGGCAAATAGCTGGGACGGTTTTAGCAATCTTAATTGCCGTTACTTTCTATAGTTTAATGCCCACTTTATTTGGCGCAGTCAATAAAGTTGGTACACATCTTGATGTTGATATTGATGAATTGGTATCGCCGTTTATGACCCGTATTCTCCAAGCAATTATTGTTGTTGTTGATTTCTTTGTGGTATTTGCTATTTGGGGAATTAATGTAGGGGCTTTGTTCACAGGAGTTGGGTTAGCTGGTTTGGCTGTTTCAATGGCTGCTCAAGATCAAATTCGTAATTTGTTAGGTGGAGTAGTGATTATTACGGAAAAGCCATTCACTATTGGAGACAAAATCAAATCTCCATCTGTATTAGGTGTGGTTGAAGATATTACTTTCCGTTCAACACATCTTCGAACACCTGATGGGGATCTGCAAGTCGTACCGAATGCGACGTTATCAAATGAGCCGATTAAAAACTTGTCGCGTGTGGATGTCCCACATATTACATTACAATTCGTACTGGCAAACGATACAACTAAACAACAATTAGATAAGCTATTTGATTCTATTTTGGCATTTTTACGAGAAGACGATCGTTTTATGGCTAAGCATATGGAATATCGGGTACAGGTTGATGAATTTACAGAGCGAGGAATATCTATTTCTGTAAACGGGCCATTGTCTGAATTTGGCGCTCAAGAAGTCGCTGATACAAAAAACGATTTAAATATTGAAATTTTGAAATTAGTAGAGTTACAAGAATTACAATTTAATTAA